One Streptomyces sp. NBC_01237 genomic region harbors:
- a CDS encoding DMT family transporter: protein MSVLVLVLSVSAACCLGFGFVLQQAAARRAPMSDFLSPRLLLDLMRVKSWLAGLGLMVCGMVLGALALGRGEVSVVEPLLATNLLFAMALSRHRTKQPLGRQGWAGLWLLAGGVTAFLVAGEPRGGGPVTDPVRHWLVIGVVVGLAVLLTASARHSRIRAAPVLLAVAAGLLYGLQDALTRASGERLTEGGWEALMTAWQPYGVAVLGVTGLILVQSAFETGPLRMSLPALTAAQPLAGIACGIGFLGDRVRTDTGALAWEAAGLAAIVTGIVLLGLHPAMPAGAGGRAADRASAASLNGR, encoded by the coding sequence GTGTCGGTGCTGGTCCTGGTTCTCTCCGTGAGCGCCGCCTGCTGTCTGGGCTTCGGCTTCGTCCTTCAGCAGGCCGCCGCCCGGCGTGCCCCGATGAGCGACTTCCTCTCCCCCAGGCTGCTGCTCGACCTGATGCGGGTGAAGAGCTGGCTGGCCGGGCTCGGGCTGATGGTCTGCGGGATGGTGCTGGGCGCGCTGGCTCTGGGCCGGGGCGAGGTCTCGGTCGTGGAACCGCTCCTGGCGACCAATCTGCTCTTCGCCATGGCCCTGTCCCGGCACCGCACCAAGCAGCCGCTGGGCCGCCAGGGCTGGGCCGGGCTCTGGCTGCTGGCGGGCGGTGTCACGGCGTTCCTGGTGGCGGGCGAGCCGCGCGGGGGCGGGCCGGTGACCGACCCCGTGCGCCACTGGCTGGTGATCGGCGTGGTGGTCGGCCTCGCCGTGCTGCTGACGGCCTCCGCGAGGCACTCCCGGATCAGGGCGGCCCCCGTGCTCTTGGCGGTGGCGGCCGGGCTGCTGTACGGACTCCAGGACGCCCTGACCCGGGCGAGCGGCGAGCGGCTGACCGAGGGCGGCTGGGAGGCGCTGATGACGGCCTGGCAGCCGTACGGCGTCGCCGTCCTGGGCGTGACCGGGCTGATCCTGGTCCAGAGCGCCTTCGAGACGGGTCCGCTGCGGATGTCGCTGCCGGCGCTGACCGCCGCCCAGCCGCTGGCCGGGATCGCCTGCGGGATCGGCTTCCTCGGCGACCGGGTGCGTACCGACACGGGCGCGCTGGCCTGGGAGGCGGCGGGGCTGGCGGCGATCGTCACCGGGATCGTGCTGCTCGGGCTGCATCCCGCGATGCCCGCGGGGGCCGGTGGCCGGGCGGCGGACCGAGCGTCCGCGGCCTCACTGAACGGGCGGTGA